One part of the Hyalangium gracile genome encodes these proteins:
- a CDS encoding FAD-binding oxidoreductase, which yields MERLEEALEAWRQAIGAEHVRVDAGTLAEVERATFATTQRVPAVLRPGSREEVQACMRIAHTMRVPVFPVSGGRNYGYGSRVPARTGSVVLELGRMNRVLDWDEDLAYLTVEPGVTFAQAHAFLEERESWLQLATIGGPPQASLIGNALERGDGGGPHGDIFQFVCDLEVVLPTGELLRTGLGRYPEAYAAPVLRWGPGPGLDGLFSQSNLGVVTRMTFWLAPRATSVRIVSGALEDASQLGEVVDRLRLLRLEGTLREAYSLWNDFKMFSVLGQYPWEATEGRTPLPETLRQRLREEQGLGSWHLSFLLQAPSEEQVQAAWGRAEAVLKGVLPTLTCYREEEVEQDALRRVPSARNLRMMYWRQRTPMPADPDPDRDGCGFVWLSCAVPMKGGHVERALAIAEPLPLEYGFEPNLCVLGVVPRCAYLVVALAYDRKVEGEDARALACYEALQKAMNEAGYYPARLGIQAPVLMATAEDDSSRVLGALKAALDPHGILAPGRYLPAIDDEGLVR from the coding sequence ATGGAGCGTCTGGAAGAAGCCCTGGAGGCCTGGAGGCAGGCGATTGGCGCCGAGCACGTGCGGGTGGACGCGGGGACGCTGGCGGAGGTGGAGCGGGCGACGTTCGCCACCACCCAGCGGGTGCCGGCGGTGCTTCGGCCCGGGAGCCGGGAAGAGGTGCAGGCATGTATGCGCATCGCCCACACGATGCGAGTGCCCGTCTTTCCAGTAAGTGGGGGGCGCAACTACGGGTATGGCTCGAGGGTGCCGGCGCGGACGGGGAGCGTGGTGCTGGAACTGGGGCGGATGAACCGGGTGCTCGACTGGGACGAGGACCTGGCCTACCTGACGGTGGAGCCGGGGGTGACGTTCGCGCAGGCGCACGCGTTCCTGGAGGAGCGCGAGTCGTGGCTGCAGCTGGCGACGATTGGCGGGCCGCCGCAGGCGAGCCTGATCGGCAACGCGCTGGAGCGGGGTGACGGGGGCGGGCCGCACGGGGACATCTTCCAGTTCGTCTGTGACTTGGAGGTGGTGCTGCCGACGGGGGAGTTGCTGCGGACGGGGCTGGGGCGCTACCCGGAGGCGTACGCGGCGCCGGTGCTGCGCTGGGGGCCTGGGCCGGGGCTGGACGGGCTGTTCAGCCAGTCGAACCTGGGGGTGGTGACGCGGATGACGTTCTGGCTGGCGCCGCGGGCGACGAGCGTGCGGATCGTCTCGGGAGCGCTGGAGGACGCGTCGCAGCTGGGAGAGGTGGTGGATCGGCTGCGGCTGTTGCGGCTGGAGGGGACGCTGCGCGAGGCGTACTCGCTGTGGAACGACTTCAAGATGTTCTCGGTGCTGGGGCAGTACCCGTGGGAGGCGACGGAGGGACGGACGCCGCTGCCGGAGACGCTGCGCCAGAGGCTGCGAGAGGAGCAGGGGCTGGGGTCGTGGCACCTGAGCTTCCTGCTGCAGGCGCCGAGCGAGGAGCAGGTACAGGCGGCGTGGGGCAGGGCGGAGGCGGTGCTCAAGGGAGTGTTGCCGACGCTGACGTGCTACCGGGAGGAAGAGGTGGAGCAGGACGCGCTGCGGAGGGTGCCCTCGGCGCGCAACCTGCGGATGATGTACTGGCGGCAGCGCACGCCGATGCCAGCGGATCCGGATCCGGACCGAGATGGCTGCGGGTTCGTGTGGCTGTCGTGCGCGGTGCCGATGAAGGGAGGGCACGTGGAGCGGGCGCTGGCGATCGCCGAGCCGCTGCCGCTCGAGTACGGCTTCGAGCCCAACCTGTGCGTGCTGGGGGTCGTTCCGCGGTGCGCGTACCTGGTGGTGGCCCTGGCGTACGACCGGAAGGTGGAGGGCGAGGATGCGCGAGCCCTGGCCTGCTACGAGGCGCTCCAGAAGGCGATGAACGAGGCGGGCTACTACCCGGCACGCCTGGGCATCCAGGCGCCGGTGCTCATGGCCACTGCGGAAGACGACTCATCGCGGGTGCTGGGAGCGCTCAAGGCAGCGCTGGATCCGCACGGCATCCTGGCGCCAGGGCGCTACCTGCCGGCCATTGATGACGAAGGTCTTGTTCGATGA